From Actinoplanes oblitus, a single genomic window includes:
- a CDS encoding HK97 family phage prohead protease: MTTPTITLPGLHVVRSTLARVDLRAADDDAQAEREGLGLMDVRFSPFNTWYRIDSWWEGSFMERTVPGAFKRTFAAHRQAKNVDAHNIKTMFNHGQDLTIGQKLLGTIDEIAEDADGARSSVWLWDTSYNRDLLPGLREAAYGSSFMFQVIREEWNEEPEKSDDNPDGIPERTIREARVFEAGPVTWPASPTATAGMRCWSDTETYYDQLERNDPSRVQRMRSQITALRSAGPAQQGTPAGPGPATARPTDSARSHSAGLTPAQRRERLYPTLKG; encoded by the coding sequence TGGTTCGGTCCACGCTGGCCCGTGTCGACCTCCGAGCAGCCGACGACGACGCCCAGGCCGAGCGCGAGGGCCTGGGCCTGATGGACGTGCGTTTCTCGCCGTTCAACACCTGGTATCGCATCGATTCCTGGTGGGAAGGCTCGTTCATGGAGCGCACCGTTCCCGGCGCGTTCAAGCGGACTTTTGCCGCCCACCGCCAAGCGAAGAACGTCGACGCCCACAACATCAAGACGATGTTCAATCACGGGCAGGATCTGACGATCGGTCAGAAGCTGCTCGGCACGATCGACGAGATCGCCGAGGACGCCGACGGCGCCCGGTCGAGCGTCTGGCTGTGGGACACGTCGTATAACCGCGACCTGCTCCCTGGGCTGCGTGAGGCCGCCTACGGGTCGTCGTTCATGTTCCAGGTGATCCGCGAGGAGTGGAACGAGGAGCCCGAGAAGTCCGACGACAACCCGGACGGGATCCCCGAGCGCACGATCCGCGAGGCCCGCGTCTTCGAGGCCGGCCCCGTCACCTGGCCGGCGTCCCCGACCGCAACCGCTGGCATGCGCTGCTGGTCGGACACCGAGACCTACTACGACCAGCTGGAGCGCAACGACCCGTCCCGGGTCCAGCGCATGCGCTCCCAGATCACCGCACTCCGCTCCGCCGGACCCGCCCAGCAGGGCACTCCGGCCGGTCCCGGACCCGCGACCGCACGACCGACCGACTCGGCGCGTAGCCACTCGGCAGGTCTCACGCCCGCGCAACGGCGCGAGCGTCTGTACCCGACCCTGAAGGGATAA
- a CDS encoding phage major capsid protein, with product MNLAELRARLDAINTERREIHTEAGAADLTADQQTRWDALDTEETQVREQITQAEENDAETRAARVAESRARWGATQVRTGRDPFDPGNGARASRQALVESVIRANEHRGIDAENERHFEALLHRYSKKVGGRAWAQQLLARSRPEYESGFCKVMLGRSELLDDAERRALSAVMLSQDDAEERTAISVGSNTNGGYLLPTHLDPTLILTNNGASNEIRQVAKVVELKQGYTAWHGVTTAGVTASWDGELVEVSDDTPTVGSVTIPTNFAQALVQASIAAFEDISNLEQDVMMLFADARDRLEAAAFATGSGSGQPKGIFTACAASSGVQVVSTTAATIGEVDIHAVYRALPKRFRRRGKWLTNPLYASAVKRLGTAVSSSYSGDLRDPLATVWLNHEVIESDDAPSTQTTTAKDDEIVFGDFQNYVVVDKPGGMSVEFIPHLFNTANNLPDGRRGYYAYWRTGGDVANLNAFRELVDKTSA from the coding sequence ATGAACCTGGCCGAACTGCGCGCCCGGCTCGACGCGATCAACACCGAGCGGCGCGAGATCCACACCGAGGCCGGCGCCGCCGACCTCACCGCCGACCAGCAGACCCGCTGGGACGCGCTGGACACCGAAGAGACCCAGGTCCGCGAGCAGATCACCCAGGCCGAGGAGAACGACGCCGAGACCCGCGCGGCCCGCGTTGCCGAGTCCCGGGCCCGCTGGGGAGCGACCCAGGTCCGCACCGGCCGCGACCCGTTCGACCCCGGCAACGGCGCCCGGGCCAGCCGCCAGGCCCTGGTCGAGTCCGTCATCCGCGCGAACGAGCACCGCGGCATCGACGCCGAGAATGAGCGGCACTTCGAGGCCCTGCTTCACCGCTACTCCAAGAAGGTCGGCGGCCGCGCCTGGGCACAGCAGCTGCTCGCCCGCTCCCGCCCGGAGTACGAGTCGGGTTTCTGCAAGGTCATGCTCGGCCGGTCCGAGCTGCTGGACGACGCCGAGCGTCGCGCGCTGTCCGCCGTGATGCTCTCCCAGGACGACGCCGAGGAGCGCACCGCGATCAGCGTCGGCTCGAACACCAACGGCGGGTACCTGCTCCCGACCCACCTCGACCCGACCCTGATCCTGACCAACAACGGCGCCAGCAACGAGATCCGCCAGGTCGCGAAGGTCGTCGAGCTGAAGCAGGGCTACACCGCCTGGCACGGCGTCACCACCGCCGGCGTGACCGCGTCGTGGGATGGCGAGCTGGTCGAGGTCTCCGACGACACCCCGACCGTCGGCAGCGTGACGATCCCGACGAACTTCGCTCAGGCCCTGGTCCAGGCGTCGATCGCCGCGTTCGAGGACATCTCGAACCTGGAGCAGGACGTCATGATGCTGTTCGCGGACGCCCGCGACCGGCTGGAAGCGGCCGCGTTCGCCACCGGCAGCGGCAGCGGCCAGCCGAAGGGCATCTTCACCGCGTGCGCCGCGTCCAGCGGCGTCCAGGTCGTCTCGACCACCGCGGCGACGATCGGCGAGGTCGACATCCACGCCGTCTACCGGGCCCTGCCGAAGCGCTTCCGGCGCCGGGGCAAGTGGCTGACGAACCCGCTCTACGCCTCGGCCGTCAAGCGCCTCGGCACCGCGGTCAGCTCTTCCTACTCCGGCGACCTGCGCGACCCGCTGGCCACGGTGTGGCTGAACCACGAGGTCATCGAGTCCGACGACGCCCCGTCGACCCAGACGACCACGGCCAAGGACGACGAGATCGTCTTCGGTGACTTCCAGAACTACGTCGTCGTCGACAAGCCCGGCGGCATGTCCGTCGAGTTCATCCCGCACCTGTTCAACACGGCGAACAACCTGCCGGACGGCCGCCGCGGCTACTACGCGTACTGGCGGACCGGCGGCGACGTCGCCAACCTCAACGCGTTCCGCGAGCTGGTCGACAAGACCTCCGCGTAA